A single Anabas testudineus chromosome 10, fAnaTes1.2, whole genome shotgun sequence DNA region contains:
- the LOC113160443 gene encoding cis-aconitate decarboxylase-like: MMSKFQKTIRPLWAVRGLHKSALKVLKEPAPEDTVTATFGKFISDIKPQHLSSVVLHRSKRMVLDSIGVGLIGSTTEVFELALQHCQHMYAPDDISSVYGRRDTRLSPTLAAFVNGVATHSMDFDDTWHPATHPSGAVLPAVLALSDMMPANSKPTGLDFLLAFNVGIEIQGRLMRFSNEARNIPKRFHPPTVVGTMGSAAACARLLSLNPYQCSHALAIAASLSGAPMANAATQSKPLHIGNASRLGLEAALLASRGLEASPLVLDAVAGVAGFNAFYEDYVPKPLQSPNDNGHLFLLEEQDMGFKRFPAHLGMHWVADAAASVHELLVGAGPGTVSPAQVQDILLRVPKSKYINRPFPESEHEARHSFQFNACSALLDGEVTVQSFTPASMNRPDLLALLSRVRVEHPHDNPANFNRMYGEVQVTTVGGDVLTGRCNTFYGHWRNPLTNESLIKKFRNNAGVVLPSEKVESLIDVVEELDRVVDCRALLSQLQ; encoded by the exons TTCTGAAGGAACCCGCCCCTGAGGACACAGTCACAGCCACCTTTGGGAAGTTCATCAGTGACATAAAGCCCCAGCACCTGTCCTCTGTTGTGCTTCACCGCAGCAAACGCATGGTCCTGGACAGCATTGGTGTTGGACTGATTGGCAGCACGACTGAGGTGTTTGAACTGGCCCTGCAGCACTGCCAG CACATGTATGCTCCTGATGACATCAGCTCTGTATACGGACGCAGGGACACCAGGCTCTCCCCAACACTAGCAGCATTTGTTAATGGAGTGGCT aCTCACTCCATGGACTTTGATGACACATGGCACCCTGCCACTCATCCCTCAGGAGCCGTACTTCCTGCTGTGTTAGCACTGAGTGACATGATGCCTGCTAACAGTAAACCAACTGGCCTGGACTTCCTGCTGGCCTTTAATGTTGGCATTGAAATCCAAGGTCGACTGATGAGGTTTTCTAATGAGGCCCGCAACATCCCAAAGAG GTTTCACCCTCCCACTGTGGTAGGGACCATGGGAAGTGCAGCTGCCTGTGCTCGCCTCCTGTCCTTGAATCCCTACCAGTGCAGTCACGCCTTGGCCATAGCTGCTTCTCTGTCTGGAGCCCCAATGGCTAATGCCGCCACCCAGTCTAAACCCCTCCACATTGGTAATGCTTCACGCTTGGGGCTGGAGGCCGCTCTGCTGGCTTCCCGGGGCCTAGAGGCCAGTCCTCTGGTCCTGGATGCTGTTGCAGGAGTGGCTGGGTTTAACGCTTTTTATGAAGACTATGTGCCAAAGCCTTTACAATCACCCAATGATAACGGCCATCTGTTCCTGCTAGAGGAGCAGGACATGGGCTTTAAGCGCTTCCCCGCCCATCTGGGGATGCACTGGGTGGCAGATGCTGCAGCCTCTGTCCATGAGCTTCTTGTGGGAGCTGGTCCTGGCACAGTCTCCCCAGCTCAAGTCCAAGACATCCTGCTCAGAGTCCCCAAGTCCAAATACATCAACAGGCCTTTCCCTGAGTCTGAGCACGAGGCACGCCACTCCTTCCAGTTCAATGCTTGCAGTGCTCTCCTAGATGGCGAGGTGACAGTGCAGTCCTTCACACCTGCCTCCATGAACCGCCCTGACCTGCTCGCTCTGCTGAGCCGTGTTCGTGTGGAGCATCCCCACGACAACCCAGCTAATTTCAACCGCATGTACGGCGAAGTCCAGGTGACGACTGTTGGTGGAGACGTTCTGACGGGACGCTGCAACACTTTCTACGGTCACTGGCGCAACCCACTGACCAATGAAAGCCTGATAAAGAAGTTCAGAAACAATGCAGGAGTGGTGCTTCCCTCTGAGAAGGTGGAGAGTCTGATTGATGTGGTGGAGGAGCTGGACAGAGTGGTCGACTGCAGAGCCCTTCTCTCTCAGCTTCAATGA
- the glod5 gene encoding glyoxalase domain-containing protein 5, whose protein sequence is MALRVVGSRLSHFQRICFKTLPTQTTGAVRFKRTCPVELSHLDHLVLTVKSVPDTISFYTSVLGMDVSTFKGNRKALSFGQQKFNLHQLGQEFEPKAKHPTSGSADLCLITTTPLATVAAHLKVCGVEIEEGPVERTGAVGTIISLYFRDPDQNLIEVSNYKESASEGSS, encoded by the exons ATGGCGCTCCGGGTAGTCGGAAGCCGTTTGTCGCATTTCCAGAGAATCTGCTTTAAG ACGCTCCCCACTCAGACAACAGGAGCTGTTAGATTCAAAAGAACATGTCCGGTTGAACTGAGCCATCTCGACCATCTGGTCCTAACAGTGAAAAGTGTCCCAGACACCATCAGCTTTTACACGTCAGTGCTGGGTATGGACGTCTCCACTTTCAAG GGAAACCGTAAGGCTCTGAGTTTTGGCCAGCAGAAGTTTAACCTTCACCAGCTGGGACAGGAGTTTGAGCCCAAAGCCAAGCATCCAACGTCAGGCTCTGCCGACCTGTGCCTCATCACCACAACCCCTCTGGCCACAGTCGCTGCACATCTCAAG GTTTGTGGAGTCGAGATAGAAGAAGGTCCGGTGGAGCGCACTGGGGCTGTGGGGACAATCATCTCACTGTACTTCAGAGATCCAGACCAGAATCTCATTGAAGTGTCAAACTATAAGGAGTCAGCGTCCGAGGGATCATCTTGA
- the rlim gene encoding E3 ubiquitin-protein ligase RLIM: protein MEGSDSSEQSGNDQPESQRRRQLDRLDREEAFYQFVNNLSDEDYRLMRDNNLLGTPGEVTEDELFNRLQQIKDAGPQQQNNTPNTESTGEPSEQPENPEDPASGDSLLDWLHTVRRTGNTTRTGHRGNQSWRAISQTNPNSGDFRFSLEISMNRNLAEQQAAAEREQESPEGPAEGQVVEANAESQVPMETEVVEEPVVEELAVIVEPEAELEEVVSQEIFGEPPSSPAVLPAQPALSPSPRRGQRRPCSRSPEPRRTRARTARSRSPLNLDQLDGLSNLRHAHSSQGPSSATNTPMPQVEGSSRTRQHVLSRQSTNDSEVQPSRAAAESVPETNVGSQEGEATGGEGGAAGRRPPTIMLDLQVRRVRPGEYRQRDSIASRTRSRSQNSNNTFLYESERGGFRRTFSRSERAGVRTYVSTIRIPIRRISDPGLGEVTSMAVQSMIRQIMTGFGDLMDSDSDSSDSNRGASTPADLAEALNNHAAAPPADVEEPPVVAGVRARTAEADIDESIATGPPGSGGRARPRPPISLDDTSSLPLLRLAHFFLLNDDDDDQPQGLTKEQIDNLSMRNFGESDALKTCSVCITEYAEGNKLRKLPCSHEYHVHCIDRWLSENSTCPICRRAVLVSSNRESVV from the exons ATGGAAGGGTCTGACAGTTCAGAGCAGAGTGGCAATGACCAGCCAGAGTCTCAGCGCAGGAGGCAGCTGGACCGCTTGGACAGGGAGGAGGCCTTCTACCAGTTTGTCAACAATCTCAGTGATGAGGACTACCGCCTCATGAGAGACAACAATCTTTTGGGGACCCCAG GGGAGGTAACAGAGGATGAGTTGTTCAATAGACTTCAGCAGATCAAAGATGCTGGTCCACAACAGCAAAATAACACTCCTAATACTGAAAGCACAGGAGAACCTAGTG AACAACCAGAAAACCCTGAGGATCCTGCCAGTGGGGATAGTTTGCTAGACTGGCTGCACACAGTGAGACGCACAGGCAACACGACCAGAACTGGCCATCGTGGAAACCAGTCATGGCGGGCAATAAGTCAGACTAACCCAAACAGTGGAGATTTTCGCTTCAGCCTGGAAATAAGTATGAACCGCAACCTGGCTGAACAGCAGGCAGCTGCTGAAAGAGAGCAGGAATCTCCAGAGGGCCCTGCGGAGGGTCAAGTGGTAGAGGCAAATGCTGAATCACAGGTCCCCATGGAGACGGAAGTGGTGGAAGAACCAGTTGTAGAAGAGTTGGCTGTCATAGTGGAACCAGAAGCTGAACTAGAAGAAGTCGTATCACAAGAGATTTTTGGAGAACCTCCCAGCTCACCTGCTGTCCTGCCGGCACAACCCGcactttctccttctccacgCAGAGGACAAAGGAGACCCTGCAGTCGCAGTCCAGAACCACGAAGGACCAGGGCCCGTACAGCAAGGAGTCGTTCTCCTCTCAACTTGGATCAGCTGGATGGTCTCTCTAATCTACGTCATGCTCACAGCTCTCAAGGTCCCAGCTCTGCCACCAATACCCCTATGCCTCAAGTGGAGGGCAGTTCTCGGACTCGACAACATGTTCTTTCCAGACAAAGCACCAATGACAGTGAAGTTCAGCCATCTAGGGCTGCTGCAGAGTCGGTTCCAGAAACCAATGTTGGATCTCAGGAAGGAGAAGCTACCGGGGGAGAAGGGGGTGCAGCTGGGCGTCGTCCCCCAACTATTATGCTTGATCTCCAGGTGCGTCGTGTGCGTCCAGGTGAATATCGGCAAAGAGATAGCATTGCCAGTCGAACCCGCTCCCGTTCCCAGAActcaaacaacacatttctttatGAGAGTGAGCGCGGTGGATTTCGTAGGACTTTCTCACGCTCTGAGCGTGCTGGTGTGAGGACCTATGTCAGCACTATTCGAATTCCTATCCGAAGAATCTCTGATCCAGGTTTAGGAGAGGTAACTTCAATGGCTGTCCAGTCTATGATTAGGCAGATAATGACTGGTTTTGGTGACCTCAtggattcagattcagattcttCAGATTCAAACCGTGGAGCCAGCACGCCCGCGGATCTGGCTGAAGCCCTTAACAAtcatgctgctgctcctcctgctgaTGTTGAGGAACCGCCTGTGGTTGCTGGAGTTAGAGCAAGGACAGCTGAGGCCGATATTGATGAGAGCATTGCCACTGGTCCACCTGGCTCTGGTGGCAGGGCGAGACCTAGACCACCTATCAGCCTAGATGATACCAGCTCACTGCCTTTACTGCGGCTCGCCCACTTCTTTCTcctaaatgatgatgatgacgaccaGCCCCAAGGGCTGACTAAAGAGCAGATTGACAACCTTTCCATGCGCAACTTTGGTGAGAGTGATGCATTGAAGACTTGCAGTGTCTGCATAACAGAGTATGCAGAAGGTAACAAACTACGTAAGCTGCCCTGCTCACACGAGTACCATGTGCACTGCATCGATCGCTGGCTATCTGAGAACTCCACCTGCCCCATCTGCCGCAGGGCTGTCTTGGTATCGTCCAATCGAGAGAGTGTGGTGTAG
- the nexmifb gene encoding neurite extension and migration factor — MDVLTDSSLTLIVKTSEPENANVEENTGICEQSGDLSLCGLIDAALPPSSSPPTAEASQRACPTHQRTTLPLPLASDPSLALTAPPCPPSDDTQTVVPHLHRTLTSTSLPAPAVNSWGSTEDTQKAPLPLPVSLPLPATMMEPGTVSALTEECLLQPTRTCLGCFIETRDATDPNSIQNPPHDPNANADVETGLSVRIGDVSREDFSDISNISIQCLSHAGEAVSHYGEQLLSDQLLSFPLPKAPGEGKRVDGSKTTEDCDDPEDDATAKNLYEGLLLDKVSGEEVLLANAGQDWGYFESFISESKMELLDLCSKNELSVNLFSEEDVDNLFDDEDDDSTLSSDVCSLKIRYESFQDNMREKTNVLQEETQFNFFPSVLANCAKKEEGAGVLRRSTEDLQPKTDALILETGQEGKAGDCSGRSPLHGSQGSPMSTSKVNYLMDFNSTEESGEFSDDSSCTGSSSDTLQEGKFKKGHSKRFLSPSNPLNYGLRSKRKVRYSDDYLYDVDSLESEKNAEKKEKAPAGQKEEEDVDWCPKKRRKSCRKEPPVVIKYIIINRFKGERLMSVKLGKLDPMDATVSLNADTVSKYKTLAPLKDFWQERQRERQEQLKLAARDKQQCGFHLNGRHHRPFNSHPKRKYKIANRLKVQRIHAVEQSATAQGSPLSDQGHGGVTKEEATPMVGGIIAAPGLPVTLDTNSITHIVTAKSRSQEREEREGRRLGGNKTVRIRKFKSEARLRSKKMKEAEGEEGRSVTNETDACVAAAQIEDPTAGLEEAGISSATVKPHFSDNTTTAHTSEEKFPFVSSTCSPDKTPSSEEVEAGVPVIPGGYLQTLLDATDSSSGAAISYFPQQPSRQQYPLGLSLEEKQFSSLQLAQSCVLSPPSESELQQSPQNCPNFPQMWHPQLCASHSQSFGPETPETPILPNNFPAAVPLNDSLPVSNYSQLSPEADRLLYEKSYLTEAGLQPGADLQVCQSACVEGQVQYQRGSLCTDNGRLISYDSVGSLSASSSNYSSLSLKSCEREGEEEGRDSFLAHCSPKVVIQQSVDALTPLRESSDLLDISNFTPDKFRHSSLSELSPPETPNLSPQVVGREMKMAGNVGEYQDVNDITIDCNTEVKWNCDVMQQQEHTTNAYTVEDGQFPLHNFNNQGVLCLDKKELGVTEFDEQTSEMLAGAKSIKSKRKSNCKQTAAGQSPKKVRAPRVPKSEKVKTPKQNSRSTKKIKAMLEGKAAKNQAGACGTGLTDSSGTGDWPGTGWSESNSLVGDDQREFEEPSNILSNIVSGMAEVQRFMMASIEPLWNPMSEACMPSEANSLNLKTLKILAGTEADLKKKGGALTGAGRGRKAGGKGSKNQAKFNPSHPLFPQLALGCNMFDKPSFINPGPAHKKLYRHKTSAKFPRIETLKGKRAERDPNKDIALMTSFEKLR; from the exons atggatgtgttaacagacaGCAGTCTCACATTGATCGTGAAGACTTCGGAACCAGAGAATGCAAATGTAGAGGAGAACACAG ggATATGTGAGCAGAGTGGTGATCTGAGTCTGTGCGGGCTCATTGATGCtgctctccctccatcctcatctcctcccactGCAGAGGCTTCACAACGGGCCTGTCCAACTCATCAGAGGACCACCCTCCCCCTGCCCCTTGCCAGTGACCCCTCTTTGGCCCTGACAGCGCCTCCCTGCCCTCCGTCTGATGACACTCAAACTGTAGTCCCCCACCTTCACCGCACACTCACTTCTACATCACTTCCTGCCCCAGCTGTAAACTCCTGGGGCTCAACAGAGGACACTCAGAAAGCGCCCCTTCCGCTGCCTGTTTCCCTTCCTTTGCCTGCTACAATGATGGAGCCTGGCACTGTGTCTGCACTGACAGAGGAGTGTCTTCTCCAGCCTACCCGCACCTGCCTCGGCTGCTTCATTGAGACCCGTGATGCTACGGATCCTAATTCCATCCAGAACCCGCCCCATGACCCTAATGCCAATGCTGACGTAGAGACTGGGTTAAGTGTAAGGATAGGGGATGTGAGCCGAGAGGACTTCTCTGACATCAGCAACATCAGCATCCAGTGCCTGAGCCATGCGGGGGAGGCAGTGAGTCATTACGGAGAACAGCTCCTCTCTGACCAGCTACTTAGCTTTCCTCTGCCGAAAGCCCCAGGTGAGGGCAAGAGAGTGGATGGaagcaaaacaacagaagacTGTGATGACCCAGAGGATGATGCAACTGCTAAGAACTTGTATGAAGGACTGTTACTAGACAAAGTGAGCGGAGAGGAGGTTCTGCTGGCTAATGCTGGCCAGGACTGGGGCTACTTTGAGTCATTCATCAGTGAGAGTAAAATGGAACTGCTGGACCTTTGTTCTAAAAATGAACTCTCAGTCAACCTCTTCTCTGAGGAAGATGTTGACAATCTATTTGATGACGAGGACGATGATTCAACTTTAAGCAGTGATGTCTGTTCGCTGAAGATTCGTTACGAGTCTTTCCAGGACAATATGAGGGAAAAAACGAATGTGCTCCAGGAGGAGACACAGTTCAACTTTTTCCCCAGTGTGCTGGCCAACTGTGCCAAGAAAGAGGAAGGAGCAGGGGTCTTAAGAAGGAGTACAGAGGACCTTCAGCCCAAAACTGATGCGCTCATCCTGGAAACAGGACAGGAAGGAAAGGCAGGGGACTGCAGTGGTAGGAGCCCCCTTCATGGCTCTCAAGGCTCACCCATGTCCACTTCCAAAGTCAACTACCTAATGGACTTCAACTCCACAGAAGAGTCGGGCGAATTCAGTGATGACAGCTCCTGCACTGGCTCCTCCTCAGACACCCTACAGGAGGGCAAATTTAAAAAGGGCCACTCAAAGAGATTCCTCAGCCCCTCCAACCCCCTCAACTATGGCTTGCGATCCAAAAGAAAGGTTAGATACAGTGATGATTACTTATACGATGTTGACTCACTGGAGAGTGAGAAGAACgcagagaaaaaagagaaggcTCCCGCTGgtcagaaggaggaggaggatgtagaCTGGTGTCCCAAAAAACGTCGGAAATCCTGCCGGAAAGAGCCACCCGTGGTCATCAAgtacatcatcatcaacagGTTCAAAGGAGAGAGACTCATGTCAGTGAAACTGGGAAAGTTAGACCCTATGGATGCTACTGTGAGCTTGAACGCAGACACAGTAAGCAAATATAAGACACTGGCTCCTCTGAAGGATTTCTGGCAggagaggcaaagagagagacaggaacagCTTAAGCTGGCTGCCAGAGATAAACAACAATGCGGTTTTCATCTAAACGGACGCCATCATCGCCCTTTTAATTCTCATCCCAAAAGGAAATACAAGATTGCAAACAGGCTTAAGGTTCAGAGGATTCACGCTGTGGAGCAATCAGCAACAGCACAGGGCTCCCCTCTCTCTGATCAAGGCCATGGAGGTGTCACTAAAGAGGAGGCCACCCCCATGGTAGGGGGAATTATAGCAGCCCCAGGCCTCCCGGTCACATTAGACACAAACTCCATCACGCACATAGTCACTGCCAAAAGCCGCTcccaggagagggaggagagggaggggaggagactgggaggaaataaaacagtcagGATAAGGAAATTCAAAAGCGAAGCCAGGCTGAGGagcaagaaaatgaaagaagcagaaggagaggaggggaggagcgTGACAAATGAAACGGATGCCTGTGTCGCTGCGGCACAGATTGAGGACCCTACTGCTGGGTTAGAAGAGGCAGGCATTAGCTCAGCTACAGTCAAACCCCATTTCTCTGACAATACTACCACTGCTCACACATCTGAGGAGAAATTCCCCTTTGTTTCGTCCACCTGCTCACCTGACAAAACTCCCTCTTCAGAGGAGGTGGAAGCGGGTGTCCCTGTCATCCCGGGGGGCTACCTGCAGACCCTATTAGATGCTACAGACTCCTCCAGTGGAGCAGCTATCTCTTATTTCCCCCAGCAGCCCTCTAGGCAGCAGTATCCTCTGGGGCTGTCCCTAGAGGAGAAACAGTTTTCTTCTCTACAACTTGCTCAGAGCTgcgtcctctctcctccatccgagtctgagctgcagcagtCTCCCCAGAACTGCCCAAACTTCCCCCAGATGTGGCACCCACAGCTCTGTGCAAGTCACAGCCAGAGCTTTGGGCCTGAGACTCCTGAGACACCCATCTTACCCAACAACTTCCCAGCTGCTGTTCCCCTGAATGACAGCCTGCCAGTGTCTAACTACAGCCAGCTGAGCCCCGAGGCTGACAGGCTGCTTTATGAGAAGAGCTACCTGACTGAGGCTGGGCTGCAGCCTGGGGCAGATCTGCAAGTGTGTCAGTCTGCATGTGTGGAGGGCCAGGTGCAATACCAGAGAGGGTCCCTGTGCACAGACAATGGCAGGCTCATCAGCTATGACTCAGTGGGCTCTCTGTCAGCCTCCTCCAGCAATTACAGCTCCCTCAGCCTCAAGTCTTGTGAGCgagagggtgaggaggaagGCCGAGACAGTTTCTTAGCTCATTGCAGTCCTAAAGTGGTGATTCAGCAGAGTGTGGACGCCCTTACTCCACTCAGGGAGTCCTCAGACCTGCTGGATATCTCCAACTTCACCCCTGACAAATTTAGACACTCATCGCTGTCAGAGCTTTCCCCACCTGAGACCCCCAACCTGTCCCCCCAGGTGGTAGGGCGTGAGATGAAGATGGCGGGGAATGTTGGAGAATACCAGGATGTGAATGATATAACTATAGACTGCAATACGGAGGTAAAGTGGAACTGTGACGTTATGCAGCAACAAGAGCACACAACAAATGCATACACAGTGGAAGACGGCCAGTTTCCACTGCACAACTTCAATAATCAGGGTGTGTTATGTTTAGATAAAAAGGAGCTGGGAGTTACTGAATTTGATGAACAGACTAGTGAGATGTTGGCTGGTGCAAAAAGCATCAAGTCAAAGAGGAAAAGCAATTGCAAACAGACAGCTGCAGGACAGAGCCCAAAGAAAGTCAGGGCTCCTAGAGTTCCCAAGTCAGAAAAAGTCAAGACCCCCAAACAGAACTCCCGCTCcaccaaaaaaataaaggctATGTTAGAGGGTAAGGCAGCGAAGAACCAGGCAGGTGCTTGTGGTACAGGTCTGACTGACAGCAGCGGCACTGGGGACTGGCCTGGCACCGGCTGGTCAGAAAGCAACAGTCTGGTAGGGGACGACCAGAGAGAATTCGAGGAGCCCTCCAATATTCTGTCCAACATTGTCTCTGGCATGGCTGAGGTCCAAAGGTTCATGATGGCCTCCATTGAGCCACTGTGGAATCCCATGTCAGAGGCCTGCATGCCCTCTGAGGCAAATAGCCTCAACCTAAAGACCCTCAAAATCTTGGCAGGCACAGAGGCTGACctaaagaaaaaaggaggagcGCTAACAGGGGCCGGGAGAGGCAGAAAGGCAGGCGGAAAGGGAAGTAAAAACCAGGCCAAATTCAACCCCTCTCATCCCCTATTCCCTCAACTAGCTCTGGGCTGTAACATGTTTGATAAACCCAGCTTTATTAACCCTGGGCCCGCACACAAAAAGCTGTACCGCCACAAGACCAGTGCAAAGTTCCCTCGGATTGAGACACTGAAGGGGAAGCGAGCTGAGAGAGACCCAAATAAGGACATAGCACTGATGACCTCTTTTGAGAAACTGAGGTAA